A genomic region of Nostoc sp. UHCC 0702 contains the following coding sequences:
- a CDS encoding AAA family ATPase: MVPFELGVRDISDRFLIPEKLYGRQAEVEKLLAAFERVSSEQVAKDSSPLGGSPVAHGEPLRCGGSPRCSKWRGDPQDPAGSLFTTTHSLHPSRSELILVAGFSGIGKTAVVNEVHKPIVRQRGYFIKGKFDQFQRDIPLSGLVQAFRDLLGQILLETDAQIQNWKTKVIAALGEQSQVIIDVIPELELIVDKQPEVAELSGGAAENRFNLLLQRFIHVFTTKEHPLVIFLDDLQWADAASLKLIQLLINPTQPDGAVGETDKSNTTQGGLLLIGAYRDNEVTKAHPLDLTLQEIKKTGATVNTITLTPLTQGDLNRLIADTLKCEEKVAIPLTQMVYAKTKGNPFFSHEFLKALHKDGLIEFNFNLGYWQFDLGKIQSLALTDDVVEFMTIQLMKLPKQTQKVLKLAACIGNQFDLNTLAIVHEKSALDTANDLWSALLEGLVIPQAEVYNIVEQDGHEQIKITEEGEFNYSNCQSIQYRFIHDRVQQAAYCLIPEHQKQSIHLKIGQLLLNNIPVVQREERIFELVNQFNIAIPLIDVPSDKEQLSQMNLTAGRKALASTAYPAALKYLTTGIQLLKDDTWQTKYEFTLALYETAAEAAYLAGDFEQMEQLAEVVLQQAQTLLDKVKVYEVKIQAYGAQNQALEAVHTALSFLKLLGVEFPENPSESDVELAMAQTTSKLIGRRIEDLIHLPEMTDTRTIAIMRILSSATSVSSRTNPNLFLLINFKQINLSLEYGNVFLSAFAYVAYGIILCGTVGDIESGYQFGKLALSLLTKFNAEKVTTKTGLVFNSAIRHWKEHSKEILKPLLEVYSTGLEAGDLEFAAYSLNNYSYTAYFIGRELTALEREIANYRNIISQLKQETVSTWNEIYRQIVLNLLGTVENPCRLIGEAYDEEKMLPIHIETNDFIGMSYFHVGKLYLCYLFNEFPQAVENSILAEKYVSSTTGQIIIPFFHFYDSLAQLATYAEAADSEQHGILDRVQANQEKMQHWADHAPMNYLHKYYLVEAERYRILGEYFPAMDYYDRAITLAKENEYINEEALAHELAAKFYLAWGKQKIAQTYLTDAYYCYVRWGAKAKVDDLQKRYPQLLTPIIQQEKLLVQPRTHTTTEPSISLSSPITNETFISSNTSISQMLDLASVIKASQALSGEIELEQLLSTLMAVVMENAGASKAALMLSEADGLGLTVSAVSSNATMACISTEFPVIDLESSNDVPITLINYVKRTREIFVIDDVKAVAFLASDRYIISDQPKSLLCIPILNQGKLLGILYLENNLTTVAFTRDRLEVLKLLTTQTAISLENAILYKNLALANTELEEYNHTLEEKVAERTTELHDKNQRLQQALLELQNTQSQLIQSEKMSSLGEMVAGIAHEINNPINFIHGNIAHASEYVQDLLELIAIYQQEYPNPSQRVEDKALEIDADFLAQDLPKILDSMKVGSSRIRNIVLGLRNFSRLDEAEMKPVDIHEGIDNTLMILQHRLKGKSDRQEIEVIKKYGQLPQVSCYAGQLNQVFMNILTNAIDALEESLVNGQLSTKTKTTHKPQIHICTELADSNTLLIRIADNGGGMSAKVCQKIFDPFFTTKPIGSGTGLGLSISYQVVVDKHKGKLSCNSAIGKGTEFIIEIPVRQ, from the coding sequence GTTAGGCAGCGTGGTTACTTTATCAAAGGGAAATTTGACCAATTTCAACGCGATATTCCCTTATCAGGATTGGTGCAAGCCTTTCGAGATTTGCTCGGACAAATACTATTAGAAACAGATGCTCAAATTCAAAATTGGAAAACCAAAGTTATTGCCGCATTGGGTGAGCAAAGTCAAGTAATTATTGATGTGATTCCCGAACTCGAACTGATTGTTGACAAGCAACCAGAAGTGGCAGAACTTTCTGGAGGTGCTGCCGAAAATCGGTTTAATTTATTGTTGCAGAGATTTATTCACGTCTTCACTACTAAAGAACATCCCTTAGTGATATTCTTAGATGACTTGCAATGGGCAGATGCAGCTTCTTTAAAATTAATTCAATTATTAATCAATCCAACCCAACCTGATGGGGCAGTAGGTGAAACCGATAAATCAAACACTACTCAAGGAGGTCTTTTGCTGATTGGGGCCTATCGAGATAACGAAGTCACAAAAGCACATCCACTAGATTTGACACTCCAGGAGATTAAAAAAACCGGAGCCACCGTTAATACTATCACCCTCACACCATTAACACAGGGAGATTTAAATCGTTTAATTGCTGATACCTTAAAGTGTGAAGAAAAAGTCGCAATACCGCTCACACAAATGGTGTATGCCAAAACCAAAGGCAATCCCTTCTTTTCTCACGAATTCCTCAAGGCTTTGCATAAAGATGGATTAATTGAATTTAACTTTAATCTGGGTTATTGGCAGTTCGATTTGGGCAAAATACAGTCTTTAGCTTTGACAGATGACGTAGTTGAATTTATGACAATTCAACTGATGAAGTTGCCCAAACAAACTCAAAAAGTATTGAAATTAGCCGCCTGCATCGGCAACCAATTTGATTTAAATACTCTTGCCATTGTACATGAAAAATCTGCCTTAGATACAGCCAATGACCTATGGTCAGCGTTACTCGAAGGACTAGTGATCCCGCAAGCTGAAGTCTACAATATTGTTGAACAAGATGGTCATGAGCAAATCAAAATTACAGAAGAGGGAGAATTTAATTATAGCAACTGCCAATCAATTCAATATAGATTCATCCATGACCGGGTACAACAAGCAGCTTATTGTTTAATTCCAGAACATCAAAAGCAATCAATTCACCTGAAGATTGGGCAGTTGCTGTTGAATAATATCCCAGTTGTGCAAAGGGAAGAAAGAATTTTTGAACTGGTAAATCAGTTCAACATCGCAATACCATTAATTGATGTGCCAAGCGACAAAGAACAGTTATCACAGATGAATCTGACTGCTGGACGTAAAGCTTTGGCATCAACTGCTTATCCCGCAGCGCTCAAGTATTTAACAACTGGAATTCAACTACTAAAAGATGATACTTGGCAGACAAAATATGAATTCACCCTAGCTTTGTATGAAACAGCAGCAGAGGCTGCATACCTAGCTGGCGACTTTGAGCAAATGGAGCAATTAGCAGAAGTAGTACTGCAACAAGCTCAAACACTGCTGGACAAAGTGAAAGTTTATGAAGTTAAAATTCAAGCTTATGGAGCGCAGAACCAAGCACTAGAAGCTGTCCATACTGCATTATCATTTTTAAAGTTGTTGGGTGTGGAGTTTCCTGAAAATCCCAGCGAGTCAGATGTTGAGCTAGCAATGGCACAAACAACATCAAAGCTCATTGGCAGACGCATTGAGGATTTAATTCACCTGCCTGAGATGACAGATACTCGAACAATAGCGATTATGCGTATTCTATCGAGTGCAACTTCTGTTAGCAGTCGAACCAATCCTAACTTGTTCCTGCTAATTAATTTTAAACAAATCAACTTATCGCTTGAATATGGCAATGTATTCTTGTCTGCCTTTGCCTATGTTGCTTACGGGATAATACTCTGCGGTACAGTGGGAGACATCGAGTCTGGTTATCAATTTGGCAAGCTGGCTTTAAGTCTGTTGACTAAGTTTAATGCTGAAAAAGTTACTACTAAGACCGGATTGGTGTTTAATTCAGCTATCCGACATTGGAAGGAACATTCTAAAGAAATATTAAAGCCTCTATTGGAGGTTTACTCTACTGGACTGGAAGCGGGAGATTTAGAATTTGCAGCCTATTCTCTGAACAATTATTCCTACACTGCATATTTCATTGGTAGAGAACTAACAGCGCTGGAACGGGAGATAGCAAATTATCGTAACATTATCAGCCAACTCAAGCAAGAAACAGTATCTACTTGGAATGAAATCTATCGACAGATAGTCTTGAACTTGTTAGGGACTGTGGAAAATCCTTGTCGTTTAATCGGTGAAGCCTACGATGAAGAAAAAATGCTACCGATTCACATTGAAACCAACGATTTCATAGGAATGTCATATTTCCATGTCGGCAAACTATATCTGTGTTACCTGTTTAACGAGTTCCCTCAAGCAGTTGAAAACAGCATTTTGGCAGAAAAGTATGTCAGTTCTACTACAGGGCAAATAATTATTCCTTTTTTCCATTTTTATGATTCTCTAGCACAGTTGGCAACTTATGCTGAGGCTGCTGATTCTGAGCAACATGGCATTCTTGATCGAGTACAAGCCAATCAAGAAAAGATGCAACACTGGGCGGATCACGCCCCGATGAATTATCTGCATAAATATTATCTTGTAGAAGCAGAACGCTATCGAATTCTGGGCGAATATTTCCCAGCAATGGATTATTACGATCGCGCCATCACCCTAGCCAAAGAAAACGAATACATCAACGAAGAAGCCCTAGCCCACGAACTAGCCGCCAAGTTTTATCTAGCATGGGGTAAACAGAAAATTGCCCAAACCTACCTCACAGATGCCTACTATTGCTACGTTCGCTGGGGAGCAAAAGCCAAAGTTGACGACTTACAAAAACGCTATCCGCAATTACTTACCCCGATCATCCAGCAAGAAAAACTACTAGTCCAACCCAGAACTCACACCACTACTGAACCAAGCATATCCCTATCTAGCCCCATTACTAACGAAACATTCATCAGTTCTAACACCAGCATTTCCCAAATGCTAGATTTAGCATCTGTGATCAAAGCTTCCCAAGCACTATCTGGAGAAATCGAGCTAGAGCAACTACTTTCTACTTTAATGGCAGTGGTGATGGAGAATGCCGGCGCTTCTAAAGCCGCACTGATGTTGAGTGAAGCTGATGGCTTGGGCTTAACTGTCAGTGCTGTCAGTTCCAATGCAACTATGGCCTGCATTTCTACAGAGTTTCCAGTAATTGATTTAGAGTCTAGTAATGATGTCCCCATTACTTTAATTAACTACGTCAAACGTACTAGGGAAATCTTCGTGATTGATGATGTCAAAGCTGTTGCTTTTCTGGCTAGCGATCGCTACATTATTAGTGACCAACCCAAGAGCCTATTGTGTATCCCAATTCTCAATCAAGGTAAACTGCTGGGTATTCTTTACCTAGAAAATAATCTTACAACCGTCGCATTTACACGCGATCGCCTCGAAGTCCTCAAACTCCTCACCACCCAAACCGCTATTTCCCTAGAAAATGCCATCCTCTATAAAAATTTAGCACTGGCCAATACTGAATTGGAAGAATATAACCATACACTAGAGGAGAAAGTTGCCGAAAGAACTACCGAACTTCACGACAAAAATCAACGCTTACAACAAGCACTTTTGGAATTGCAAAATACCCAAAGCCAATTGATTCAAAGCGAAAAAATGTCTTCTTTGGGGGAAATGGTGGCGGGAATTGCCCATGAAATTAATAATCCGATCAATTTTATTCATGGCAACATTGCTCATGCTAGTGAATATGTGCAAGATTTACTCGAATTGATTGCGATTTATCAACAGGAATACCCCAATCCTTCACAGCGAGTTGAAGATAAAGCCTTGGAGATTGATGCAGATTTCCTTGCCCAAGACTTGCCGAAAATTCTCGATTCCATGAAGGTTGGCAGTTCACGCATCCGCAATATTGTTCTGGGTTTACGCAATTTCTCCCGCCTGGATGAAGCTGAAATGAAACCAGTAGATATTCATGAAGGCATTGATAACACTTTGATGATTTTGCAGCATCGACTCAAAGGAAAGAGCGATCGCCAGGAAATTGAGGTGATTAAAAAATATGGGCAATTACCACAAGTCAGTTGTTACGCTGGTCAACTTAATCAAGTGTTTATGAATATCCTGACTAATGCCATTGATGCACTTGAAGAGTCATTGGTCAATGGTCAGTTGTCAACTAAAACTAAAACGACTCATAAACCACAGATTCACATTTGCACTGAACTGGCAGACTCAAATACATTGCTTATTCGCATTGCAGATAATGGTGGTGGTATGTCTGCTAAGGTTTGCCAGAAAATTTTTGACCCCTTTTTCACCACTAAGCCCATTGGTAGTGGTACTGGATTGGGGTTGTCTATTAGCTATCAAGTTGTTGTCGATAAACACAAGGGTAAGTTATCCTGTAATTCTGCCATCGGCAAGGGTACTGAATTTATCATTGAGATACCTGTCCGCCAATGA
- a CDS encoding cytochrome P450, with the protein MQLPNRLKSPSLIQKFQWITDPVAYMESAAQEYPDIFTGEIVGFGGTLVFVNHPQAIQEILTSQKSKFAADGRLNQFLQPLLGNYSLVMLSGDRHKRRRQLLMPSFHGERMRVYGQLISDLAEKVFSELPINQPFLARHGTQEISAQVMLKVVFGLYEGERYQQIKHSLLSMLDIFRSPLRSSFLLLPFLQQDLGAWSPWGKFLRQQQRIDELLCAEIAERRQQANQDRIDIVSLLMSATDEAGQPMTDEELRDEIKTLMFGGYDTTATVMSWALYWIHHKPEVLEKLLQELDSLGDSPDPMTIFRLPYLSAVCNESLRTYSTVMLTFPTEVQERVEILGHSLEPGTVVAACMYLIHQREDLYPQPQEFRPERFLERQFSPYEFMPFGGIRRCIGEAFAMFEIKLILATILSNYQFALTDPRPEQPQRRALTLAPSNGAKMVITGRRQRQQSSVTTANTSIPSVVH; encoded by the coding sequence ATGCAACTACCCAATCGTCTGAAATCCCCCTCTTTGATTCAAAAGTTCCAATGGATAACTGACCCTGTGGCATATATGGAAAGCGCAGCCCAGGAATATCCTGATATTTTCACTGGTGAGATAGTTGGTTTTGGTGGCACTCTGGTCTTTGTGAACCATCCTCAGGCAATCCAGGAAATTTTAACTAGCCAAAAAAGTAAGTTTGCAGCCGATGGTAGGCTCAACCAATTTTTACAACCCTTACTAGGGAACTATTCACTCGTGATGTTAAGTGGCGATCGCCACAAACGGCGGCGACAACTGTTGATGCCCTCGTTTCATGGAGAACGGATGCGAGTCTACGGTCAGCTAATTTCTGATCTTGCTGAAAAAGTTTTTAGTGAATTACCAATAAACCAACCCTTCTTGGCTCGTCATGGGACGCAGGAGATTTCTGCACAAGTCATGTTAAAGGTTGTCTTTGGCTTGTATGAGGGAGAACGTTATCAACAAATCAAGCATTCACTGTTGTCGATGTTGGATATCTTTCGCTCCCCGCTCAGATCTAGTTTCCTCTTGTTACCCTTTCTCCAACAAGATTTAGGAGCTTGGAGTCCTTGGGGAAAGTTTTTGCGTCAACAGCAGCGAATAGATGAATTGCTCTGTGCTGAAATTGCTGAACGCCGCCAACAAGCGAATCAAGATCGCATCGATATTGTCTCATTGCTGATGTCAGCAACAGATGAAGCTGGACAACCGATGACTGATGAAGAGTTACGTGATGAAATCAAAACTCTGATGTTTGGTGGATATGACACTACAGCAACGGTAATGTCTTGGGCATTGTATTGGATTCACCACAAGCCTGAAGTTCTAGAAAAACTACTCCAAGAATTGGATAGCCTCGGCGATTCCCCTGACCCCATGACCATTTTCCGGCTACCTTATCTCAGCGCTGTCTGCAATGAATCCTTGCGGACTTACTCCACTGTAATGCTCACCTTTCCTACAGAAGTGCAAGAAAGAGTTGAAATACTAGGACATTCGTTAGAGCCAGGTACAGTAGTAGCTGCTTGCATGTATCTGATTCATCAGCGTGAGGATTTATATCCCCAACCTCAGGAGTTTCGGCCAGAGCGCTTTCTAGAACGCCAATTTTCTCCCTATGAGTTTATGCCCTTTGGTGGTATTCGTCGCTGTATTGGTGAGGCTTTCGCTATGTTTGAAATCAAACTAATATTAGCAACAATTTTGTCTAATTATCAATTTGCACTCACTGATCCGCGACCAGAACAACCTCAACGTCGAGCTCTTACCCTTGCACCTAGCAATGGAGCCAAAATGGTAATTACAGGGCGGCGTCAGCGTCAACAGTCTTCGGTGACTACGGCAAATACATCCATCCCCTCAGTAGTTCACTAA
- a CDS encoding cytochrome P450, with amino-acid sequence MQLPNRIKTPSLLQKIQWIFDPMGYMESSAQQYPDLFTGEVVGFGNTLVFVSHPQAMQQILTSQKSKFAADGQLNQILQPILGEYSLIMLGGAPHKRRRQLLMPSFHGDRMRAYGQLFYDIAAKVFNQLPIDQTFQARDATQEISLQVISQVLLGLHQGERCEQLMQLMVSMLDVFDSPLTSSFLLLPFLQQDLGAKSPWGGFVRQRQQVNELLHAEIVERRQKPNPDRIDILSLLMDATDEAGQPMTDEELRDEIKTLMFGGYETAATAMAWALYWIHRKPEVKEKLLQELDTLGDSPDPMTIFRLPYLTAICNETLRIYPIVMLTLPTLVQERVEILGYSLEPGTVAVGSIYLMHQREDLYPQPKEFRPERFLERQFTPYEFMPFGGVRRCIGEAMAIFEMKVVLAKILSTYELALVEQRPVRPQRRGVTLAPTSGIKLAITGRRQRQNSLVTTANTSIPLVVH; translated from the coding sequence ATGCAACTACCCAATCGTATTAAAACCCCTTCTTTGCTCCAGAAGATCCAATGGATTTTTGATCCTATGGGATATATGGAAAGCTCAGCACAGCAATATCCTGACCTTTTCACTGGTGAAGTAGTTGGTTTTGGTAACACCCTGGTATTTGTGAGCCATCCTCAGGCAATGCAGCAAATTTTAACCAGCCAAAAAAGCAAGTTTGCAGCCGATGGTCAGCTCAACCAAATTTTACAGCCCATACTAGGAGAGTATTCACTGATCATGTTAGGGGGCGCTCCCCACAAACGGCGGCGACAATTGTTGATGCCCTCGTTTCATGGAGACCGGATGCGAGCCTACGGTCAGCTATTTTATGATATCGCTGCAAAAGTCTTTAATCAGTTACCAATAGACCAGACCTTCCAGGCTCGTGATGCGACACAGGAGATTTCCCTGCAAGTTATCTCACAGGTTCTCCTTGGCTTGCATCAAGGAGAACGTTGCGAACAACTCATGCAGTTAATGGTGTCGATGTTAGATGTTTTTGACTCGCCGCTGACTTCTAGCTTCTTGTTGTTACCCTTTCTCCAACAAGATTTAGGAGCTAAAAGTCCTTGGGGGGGGTTTGTGCGCCAACGGCAGCAAGTAAATGAATTACTCCACGCTGAAATTGTTGAACGTCGCCAAAAACCCAATCCAGATCGCATTGACATTCTTTCGTTGCTAATGGATGCAACAGATGAAGCCGGACAACCAATGACTGATGAAGAGTTGCGCGATGAAATCAAAACCTTGATGTTTGGTGGATATGAAACCGCAGCAACAGCGATGGCTTGGGCATTATATTGGATTCACCGCAAACCAGAAGTTAAAGAAAAACTGCTCCAAGAATTGGATACCCTTGGTGATTCCCCTGACCCCATGACCATTTTTCGGCTACCTTATCTCACCGCTATCTGTAATGAAACCTTACGGATTTACCCGATTGTGATGTTGACGTTGCCCACATTAGTGCAAGAAAGAGTTGAAATCCTAGGATATTCATTAGAGCCAGGTACGGTAGCAGTTGGCTCCATCTATCTTATGCATCAGCGTGAGGATTTATATCCCCAGCCTAAGGAGTTTCGGCCAGAGCGCTTTCTAGAACGCCAATTTACTCCCTATGAATTTATGCCCTTTGGTGGTGTGCGTCGTTGTATTGGTGAAGCTATGGCCATCTTTGAAATGAAGGTAGTTTTGGCAAAAATTCTATCTACTTATGAACTCGCACTAGTTGAGCAGCGGCCAGTACGGCCTCAACGTCGAGGTGTTACCCTTGCACCGACCAGTGGCATCAAATTAGCAATCACAGGGCGGCGTCAGCGTCAAAACTCTCTGGTGACTACGGCAAATACATCCATCCCCCTAGTAGTTCACTAA
- a CDS encoding terpene synthase: MNEFASPELYCPFSPQINKYADVLEDYAFEWVLRFNLLRDESVYQRFSKAKFSWLAASTYPDCKLEQLKIANDWLSWLFIWDDQWDMSDLGKKPELLKSYYKRFLEIFNGAELTSEDIPLTYALKDIRERMLKTGSAKLLHRVVCSFEDFFDGCVLEATNRAQGIIPNVESYTQLRRLSVAGDLILLWIELFNPFMIPDLLRKHDIVKKLQEMTINILAWCNDIFSAHREMASGDVHNLVLVLHYQQHLPLEQAIKRAAQMHDQEVRKLMNLEATIPSFGEEIDTQLARYISGCHTWIRGNLDWYSHSGRYQSTEKLDLAVGIAPAIIA, encoded by the coding sequence ATGAACGAATTCGCGTCGCCGGAATTATACTGTCCATTTTCACCTCAGATTAATAAGTATGCTGATGTTCTAGAAGATTATGCCTTTGAATGGGTGCTACGCTTCAACCTCTTACGCGATGAATCAGTTTATCAACGTTTCAGTAAAGCAAAATTTTCTTGGCTTGCTGCAAGTACCTACCCTGACTGCAAACTAGAACAATTGAAAATTGCCAATGACTGGTTGAGTTGGTTGTTCATTTGGGATGACCAGTGGGACATGTCAGATTTAGGAAAAAAACCTGAATTGCTCAAGAGTTATTACAAAAGGTTTTTGGAAATCTTCAATGGAGCAGAACTAACGAGCGAGGATATACCCCTTACTTATGCCTTAAAAGATATACGGGAGAGGATGCTGAAAACAGGGAGTGCAAAATTATTGCATCGTGTCGTTTGCAGCTTTGAAGACTTTTTTGATGGATGTGTTTTGGAAGCAACCAACCGCGCTCAGGGAATTATACCCAACGTTGAAAGCTATACTCAGCTACGAAGATTAAGCGTGGCAGGTGATTTAATCCTCTTGTGGATTGAATTGTTCAATCCATTTATGATTCCCGATCTTTTACGAAAGCACGACATCGTTAAAAAACTGCAAGAGATGACAATTAACATTCTTGCCTGGTGCAACGATATCTTTTCTGCACACAGAGAAATGGCAAGTGGAGATGTTCATAACCTAGTATTGGTACTGCATTATCAACAGCACCTTCCTTTGGAACAAGCAATTAAGCGTGCTGCCCAAATGCACGATCAAGAAGTACGAAAGCTGATGAATTTAGAAGCAACTATTCCATCTTTTGGAGAAGAAATAGATACTCAACTTGCAAGATATATATCAGGATGTCATACCTGGATACGTGGCAACCTCGATTGGTATTCTCACTCTGGTCGCTATCAATCTACAGAAAAGCTGGATTTAGCTGTTGGTATAGCTCCAGCAATCATAGCCTAG
- a CDS encoding 30S ribosomal protein S21: MTQVVLGENEGIESALRRFKREVSKAGIFQDMRKKRHFETPLEKEKRKAVARHKQSRRNRSRYR; the protein is encoded by the coding sequence ATGACACAAGTAGTTTTGGGGGAGAATGAAGGTATTGAGTCAGCTTTACGAAGATTTAAACGGGAAGTGTCTAAAGCTGGGATTTTCCAGGATATGAGGAAAAAGCGTCACTTCGAGACGCCATTAGAAAAAGAGAAACGTAAAGCAGTTGCTAGGCATAAACAAAGTCGTAGAAACCGTTCTCGCTACAGATAA